CTGGCTCGCGGTGGCGCTCGTGATGGCCGCGCTCATCCGGACCACCGGCACCCGGCCCGGCCCGGACGACGCCCCGATGTACGCGCTGTACCTGTGGACGTACGTGGCCAGCATCGTGGCGCACGCGGTCTTCCTGGACCTGCCCGGCGTGGCTTCGGCGCTGTGGGGCGCGCTCGGCATGGGCCTGCTCGCCGCCCCGCTGGCGTGGTCGCTGCGGGAGGAGAGCGGCCCGCGGTCACCCGCGGCTCCCCGCCGCGCCGGAGAGCCATGGTGACCTGGGTACTCGTCGTCGCGGTCGCCGCGCTCACCGCGCACACGCTCGTCAACGCACGGCTGCTCCGCCGCCCCCGCGCCGCCGCCTCCACAGTGGACGAGAGCGTGGCCGTGCTCCTCCCGCTGCGCGACGAGGCGGCCCGCGTCGAGCCGTGCCTGCGCGCGCTGAAGGCGCAGGAGGGCGTACCGGGGCTGGAGGTGATCGCGCTGGACGACGGCTCCACCGACGGCACCGCCGACCTTGTCCGTGCGCACGGCCTGCGGGTGGAGGATGGCACCGCGCCGCCGCCGGGCTGGCTCGGCAAGCCGCACGCCTGCCACCAGCTCGCCGCCCGCGCGCCGCACGCCACCGTGCTCGTCTTCGTCGACGCGGACGTGGTGCTCGCACCGCACGCCGTGGCAGCCGCCGTGTGCGAGCTCCGGGCGGCCGGGGTGGACCTGCTCTCGCCCTACCCGCGGATCGTGGCCGGTACGGCCGGCGAACGGCTCGTCCAGCCGCTACTGCAGTGGTCGTGGCTCACCTTCCTGCCGCTGCGCGCGATGGAGCGCTCGCCGCGCCCCTCCCTCGCGGCGGCGGGCGGGCAGTTTCTGGTCGTGGACCGCGCGGGGTACGACCGGGCCGGCGGCCACGCGGGCGTGCGCGACGAGGTGCTGGAGGACGTGGCGCTGGCGCGCGCGGTCAAGCGGACCGGGGGCGGATCGCGCTCGCCGACGGGTCGGGGCTGGCCACCTGCCGCATGTACGGCTCGTGGGGCGAGCTCGTGTCCGGCTACTCGAAGTCGCTGTGGGCGGCGTTCGGCTCGCCGGTGGGCGCGGCCGCCGTCGTGGTGCTGCTCCTGCTGCTGTACACCGCCCCGGTTCTTCTGGTCACGGTCAATGTGGCGGCCGGTCTGTGCGGGTACTCCGTCGGGGTCCTGGGTCGTGTGGTGGCGGCGCGGGCGACCGGGGGTCGGGCCTGGCCGGACGCGGTGGCCCACCCGGTTTCGATAGTGGTGTTCGGGTGGCTTGTGGTGCGCTCCTACCGGGAGCGGCGGCGGGGCCGGCTGGTCTGGCGGGGGCGGAGGGTGCCGTGAAGGTCGTGATCGTGGGAGCGGGCGTGGGCGGCCTCACCGCCGCGCTGCGGTTGGCCGGCGCGGGGCACGAGGTGACCGTGCTGGAGCGGTCCGCGGTGGTGGGCGGCAAGCTGGCGAGGTACGCGCGGGACGGTTTCGCCTTCGACACCGGCCCGAGCCTGCTCACGCTGCCGGAGGTCTTCGGCGACTCGCTGCGCGGCCCTTTTCGCCCCGGCGCGGGCTCGGGACCGGACGAAACAGGCTGGACGGCGCTGGAGCCGGTGCCGCTGGACCCGATCGTGCGCCACCGCTTTCCGGACGGCGCGGTGCTCGACTCGTGCCGGGACCCGGACGCGTTCGCCGGCCGGGTCGCGACGGTGCTGGGCGAGGCGGCGGCCGAGGAGTGGGCGGCGCTGTGGCGGCGGGCGGGGCGGATCTGGGACGCCTCGTGGCGGCATGTGCTGCGCACTCCGCTCGCGCCGGCGCGGCAGGCGTGGCGGCTGCGCGACCTGTGGGCGATCCGGCCGGGGCAGACGCTGCGCGGCGTGGGGGTGCGCGACCCGCGGCTGCGGATGTTCGTGGACAGGTACGCCACGTACGCCGGCGCCGACCCCCGCCGCGCGCCGGCGGCCCTGCTCGCGGTGGTGTACGCGGAGCTGGCCTTCGGCGGCTGGTACCTGCCCGGCGGCCTGGCCACGCTCGCCGACGCGCTGCTGTCCCGCTGCCTCGACCGCGGCGTGGTGGTCCGCACGCAGACGCCGGTCACCGCGATCGACGCGGCGGGCGGGCGGGTGCACGGGGTGCGCGCGGGCGGCGAACGCATACCCGCCGACGTGGTGGTGACCGATGTGGACGCCGCCACCGTGTACCGCGACCTGCTGCCGGCACCGCGCCGCCTGGCCCGGCTGGCCGACCGCAGCCTGGCCGGTTTCGTGCTGCTGCTCGGCGTGCGCGGCGATTCGGGTCTGGCCCACCACAACGTGTTCTTCCCGGAGGACTACGACGCGGAGTTCGACGCGGTCTTCGGCGACCCGGGCCGGGGTGTGCGCGCCCGGCCCGCGCCGGACCCCACCGTGTACGTGACGGTGGCGGACGACCCGCTGGTCCGGCCGGCCGGGCACGAGGCGTGGTTCGTGCTGGTCAACGCCGCCCGGCAGGGCACGGCACCGTCCGCTGTGGACTGGCGCCGCCCCGGGCTGGCGGAGGCGTACGCGGAACGGATCCTGGACGTGCTGGAAAGCCGTGGCGTCGCGGTCCGCGACCGCCTCGCCTTCCGCGAAGTGCTGCTGCCCAGCGACCCGATCTACGGTACGGCCGGCTCACTGACCCGCCCGCCGAACCGCGGCCCGGTCGAGGGGCTCTTCCTGGTCGGCGGCACCGTCCACCCGGGCGGCGGCCTGCCGATGGTGACGCTGAGCGCCGAGATCGCCGCCGCGCAGATCGGCCCGGCCTGACCCGACCCCCCGCCCCCGCCGGGGTCAGCGCATCGCGCGGTGGAAGGCGGCGAGCAGCTGCAGCAGGCCGACCAGCGCCAGCAGCACCCACACCGCGGTCACCACGGTGATCGTTCCGGCGGGCAGGTCGGCTTGTACCAGCTCGACCGCGCCGGCCAGCAGCAGGCCGACGAAGGCGATCGACACACGGGTGGGGCGTTCGCCGACGGTGACCACGCCGATGTCGCGCATGCCGGCGGCGGCGACGCGGGCGCGCACGTACTCGTGGAGCCAGGACAGGCCGCCGGCCGTCACCACCAGAATGCCCGGCGCGCCCACCAGCCAGAAGGCCATCAGCCAGGCCGCCTCGCCCAGCCGGTCGGCCACCGAGTCGTAGAGGTAGCCGAGGCGGGTGGCGCGGCCGGACACCACCGCGGTGGCGCCGTCGGCGCTGTCGGCCATCGCGGCCAGCAGCACGAACACCGCGGCGAGGGCGGGGCGACCGGCCAGCACCGGCACGGAGACGCACAGGACAAGGCCGGCGAAGGTGACCCCGCCGGGTGAGATGCCGATGCGGGCCAGGCCCGAGCCGATGACGTACGCCACGCGCAGCCAGCCGCGCACCATCGGCCCGGCCTTGCGGGGGTCGAACCCACCGTGCAGCCGGGCCCACGCGACCGCGTACTCGTCCCAGCTCAGCCGGTCCCGTCCCACCTTCGGATCAACCGCGCAGCGGGTCGATCAGACGCGGGCGCCGGCCGGCAGGTTCTGCCACACCTCGCGGGTCGCCGTCGACCGGTTGAGCGTGATGAAGTGGATGCCCGGCACGCCCTCGTCGAGCAGCCGCGTGCACATCTCGCTGCACTGCTCGATGCCGAGCCGGCGCACCGCCTCGGCGTCGTCGGCGATCCGCTCGAAGCGCGCGAGCAGCGCCGGCGGGAAGGGGGCGCCGGAGAGCTGCTCGGACCGCTCGATCGTGGCCATCCGGGTCACCGGCATGACGCCCGGCACGATCGGGGTGTCGCAGCCGGCGGCGGCCACCCGGTCGCGAAGGCGCAGGTAGTCGTCGGCGTCGAAGAACATCTGGGTGATCGCGAAGTCGGCGCCGGCCCGGCACTTTTCGATGAAGCGGTCGGTGTCGGAGGCGATGTCGGGCGAGCGTGGGTGCTTGTACGGGAAGGCGGCCACGCCGACGCAGAAGTCGCCGGACTCCTTGAGGAGGCGGACCAGATCCGCCGCGTACATCAC
The window above is part of the Phytohabitans houttuyneae genome. Proteins encoded here:
- a CDS encoding phytoene desaturase family protein; protein product: MKVVIVGAGVGGLTAALRLAGAGHEVTVLERSAVVGGKLARYARDGFAFDTGPSLLTLPEVFGDSLRGPFRPGAGSGPDETGWTALEPVPLDPIVRHRFPDGAVLDSCRDPDAFAGRVATVLGEAAAEEWAALWRRAGRIWDASWRHVLRTPLAPARQAWRLRDLWAIRPGQTLRGVGVRDPRLRMFVDRYATYAGADPRRAPAALLAVVYAELAFGGWYLPGGLATLADALLSRCLDRGVVVRTQTPVTAIDAAGGRVHGVRAGGERIPADVVVTDVDAATVYRDLLPAPRRLARLADRSLAGFVLLLGVRGDSGLAHHNVFFPEDYDAEFDAVFGDPGRGVRARPAPDPTVYVTVADDPLVRPAGHEAWFVLVNAARQGTAPSAVDWRRPGLAEAYAERILDVLESRGVAVRDRLAFREVLLPSDPIYGTAGSLTRPPNRGPVEGLFLVGGTVHPGGGLPMVTLSAEIAAAQIGPA
- a CDS encoding CDP-alcohol phosphatidyltransferase family protein, translated to MGRDRLSWDEYAVAWARLHGGFDPRKAGPMVRGWLRVAYVIGSGLARIGISPGGVTFAGLVLCVSVPVLAGRPALAAVFVLLAAMADSADGATAVVSGRATRLGYLYDSVADRLGEAAWLMAFWLVGAPGILVVTAGGLSWLHEYVRARVAAAGMRDIGVVTVGERPTRVSIAFVGLLLAGAVELVQADLPAGTITVVTAVWVLLALVGLLQLLAAFHRAMR
- the metF gene encoding methylenetetrahydrofolate reductase [NAD(P)H] → MALGLPSVLPGGSQPSIGDLIAGPAPTFSFEFFPPKTAEGQPLLWQAIRELEPLRPSFVSITYGAGGTTRDTTVSVTERVATETTLLPMAHLTAVNHSVAELRHVIGRLAGVGVRNVLAVRGDPPGNPMGEWVRHPDGVMYAADLVRLLKESGDFCVGVAAFPYKHPRSPDIASDTDRFIEKCRAGADFAITQMFFDADDYLRLRDRVAAAGCDTPIVPGVMPVTRMATIERSEQLSGAPFPPALLARFERIADDAEAVRRLGIEQCSEMCTRLLDEGVPGIHFITLNRSTATREVWQNLPAGARV